GTCGAAAAAGAGGAAGAGGAGGCCGAAATCATCATCGGTAAACAGCGTAACGGCCCGACTGGGCATGTGAAATTGATGTTCCAGAAGAAATTTACCCGTTTCGTCGATCGTCCGACATTTGGGGCGGCACAGATCGTCTATGAGACGGTCGATATGAAATCAGCCGTTATGAATCTCGATGATGAGAACGTCGGGAATATTTCGATGCCGATAATTTAGTCATTGCGAGTGCAACGAAGCAATCCATAAAATAGACTGCCACGGACAGAGTCCTCGCAGTGACGGAGGAAACGATGTCTAAACTTGAACGTGTTGATCTCTTCGACATTAAAAGTGGATCGATTTTTTTTATTTTTCTTCTGATAATCGCTTCCCTCTCCCTCTCGTATGAATATTATCAATTTACTAAATTTAAAACGTTTGATGATCCACTTGTTCGAGGTTTTGTTATTGATCAAGAGGTTCGCTTGATTTCGGATATACCGAAAACTTCTATGAAGCTTCGACTCGAAAACGGCTCAAGTGTTCGATGTGTACTTTCTCCGTATTTGCGTGATTTACGTGGACGTGAGGTGTTGCTTGAACTTCAGGTAGCTAAGGTCACTTTTTTGGATTATCTCAAAGGGTTTAGATCACGTGGTGTGATTGTCGAAGTCTATCCTGATCTGAGCCTCAAGGAGCAATGGTACCGTCGTATTGCATCGGCTCATGATGATCAACGTATGAAAGAGCTTTATGGAGCATTGTTTGTTGCAACGCCGATGTCCCAAGAGTTTCAATCCTTGGTCGGAGGCATGGGGCTTAGTGCCGTACTCTCGATTAGCGGATACCATTTTGGAATATTGAGTTTAGTAGCCTATTTTTTTCTTCGAACTCCATATCGTTGGGTACAAAATCGTTATTTTCCCTATCGACACGGGAATCGTGATTTGTTTTGGATAGTTGCGGGATTATTGTTTACGTATCTAAGTATTTTGGAGTTTAATCCGGCGATGATTCGCTCATTTGGGATGATTGTTGTGGGCTATCTCCTTTTTGATCGAGGGATAAAGATTATCTCATTTCAAACGTTATTGATAGCCATCGGTGTGCTAATCGCTTTTTTCCCAAGACTCTTTTTTTCGTTATCGTTTTGGTTCTCCTCTTTCGGTGTTCTCTCGATTTTTATTTTTATCCGCTACTATGAACACTGGAAACCTTGGCAGATTTTTTTAGCTCTCAATATTTGGTGTTATTTGGTTTTATTACCGATTTCACTGGCAATATTTGGGACATTTAGCTGGGCGCATTTGGGTTCGATTCCGATTAATCTGATTTTTAATCTCTATTATCCGAGTGTTTTAGTACTTCATTTAACGCCGTGGGGAGATCTATATGATTCGACATTGATAAAGATGTTTGAAGCAGGAGAAGTACGAAATGTAGTGATTCCGATGTGGATCGGAATAGGGAGTATCGTATTAGCCATAGGGGCGATGTGGCGTAAAGAGGCTTTTTGGGTGTTAGGTATTCTTGGTAGTGTTACGTTGGGAAGCGCGGTTTATCAGATAGCATAGTTTCATTCCGTATATGACAATAATCCATGAGACGTAAATCCATAAAAAGAAAAAAATGAGGGCAGAAAACGAGCCGTACATGGTTGCGTAGGTTTTGTTGTAGAAAACGTATTGGACAAAACTGTTTTTTGCTAATCCCCATACTATGGCTACAATAAACGAACTGATTGTAGCAGCTTTGGTGCTTACATTTGCATTAACGGCAATATGATAGATAATGAAAAAAATTCCCCACAGAAGTAAAAAAGGGAAAATAGAGAGGGCATGAAGGGCAATACCGCTAACATGTGCTACTAAATAGGCTTTTAAGCTCATTGAAGCGATTAGAACGATAGGGGTAAGGGTGATGAGGGTCCAGTAGGTAGTAATAGCATCCCAAAGGGCTCTTTTTGAAGTTTTAAAAATTTTACTGACGATGTGCTCAAAGTTTTGGAAAAAAAGGAGTGAAGAGACAATCATGGTCGAAAAACCGATAACTCCAAGTTGTACCGAATTTTGAAAAAAGGATTCAAGATAGCCTGCAACAGCAGCGGTCTGTACCGGCATCATATTTTCGAAAATAAAGATTTGGATTTTGGCGTATTGGTCTTGAAAAACCGGTACATTGGCAATAAGACTGAGGGAAATAATCAG
The sequence above is drawn from the Sulfuricurvum sp. genome and encodes:
- a CDS encoding YihY family inner membrane protein, with amino-acid sequence MNLKIKASLRHIRLIFLMFFDREITVYASSLSFYTIFTVVPLLIISLSLIANVPVFQDQYAKIQIFIFENMMPVQTAAVAGYLESFFQNSVQLGVIGFSTMIVSSLLFFQNFEHIVSKIFKTSKRALWDAITTYWTLITLTPIVLIASMSLKAYLVAHVSGIALHALSIFPFLLLWGIFFIIYHIAVNANVSTKAATISSFIVAIVWGLAKNSFVQYVFYNKTYATMYGSFSALIFFFLWIYVSWIIVIYGMKLCYLINRASQRNTTKNT
- a CDS encoding ComEC/Rec2 family competence protein, giving the protein MSKLERVDLFDIKSGSIFFIFLLIIASLSLSYEYYQFTKFKTFDDPLVRGFVIDQEVRLISDIPKTSMKLRLENGSSVRCVLSPYLRDLRGREVLLELQVAKVTFLDYLKGFRSRGVIVEVYPDLSLKEQWYRRIASAHDDQRMKELYGALFVATPMSQEFQSLVGGMGLSAVLSISGYHFGILSLVAYFFLRTPYRWVQNRYFPYRHGNRDLFWIVAGLLFTYLSILEFNPAMIRSFGMIVVGYLLFDRGIKIISFQTLLIAIGVLIAFFPRLFFSLSFWFSSFGVLSIFIFIRYYEHWKPWQIFLALNIWCYLVLLPISLAIFGTFSWAHLGSIPINLIFNLYYPSVLVLHLTPWGDLYDSTLIKMFEAGEVRNVVIPMWIGIGSIVLAIGAMWRKEAFWVLGILGSVTLGSAVYQIA